A portion of the Sphingobacterium spiritivorum genome contains these proteins:
- a CDS encoding DUF4783 domain-containing protein gives MKKWIIMATIVLSFLSSFARGWGQDIAEDILSSLRAGNSKDLARNFASTVSVAVKQEDGVYSKFQAELILNEFFRQNKPSSARIMQKMNSNSSNAYYVFSLKTQREQYRVFTKLIENNDVLYISEIRFEPVPVK, from the coding sequence TAGTTCTTTCATTCCTGAGCAGTTTTGCCAGAGGATGGGGACAGGATATTGCGGAGGATATTTTAAGTAGTCTCCGGGCCGGTAATTCCAAGGATCTGGCCAGGAATTTTGCCAGTACAGTGAGCGTTGCCGTGAAACAGGAAGACGGTGTTTATTCCAAATTTCAGGCCGAATTGATATTAAATGAGTTCTTCAGACAAAATAAACCTTCTTCTGCACGGATTATGCAAAAAATGAATTCCAATTCTTCAAATGCATACTATGTATTTTCGTTAAAGACTCAACGGGAACAATACCGGGTCTTCACTAAATTAATCGAAAATAACGATGTCCTTTATATATCAGAGATACGGTTTGAACCTGTTCCTGTAAAATAG
- the nadC gene encoding carboxylating nicotinate-nucleotide diphosphorylase — MDKEFVEKLAVFVRESLQEDVGDGDHTTLSTIPAGQQGEAKLLVKEDGILAGVEVARKLIEIADPSLKIKTLLTDGNAVKVGDIAFYLQGDIHSILKVERLVLNVMQRMSGIATRTHEYVSLLEGTKTKVLDTRKTTPLLRFLEKEAVKIGGGVNHRFGLYDMILIKDNHVDYAGGITKALTSAESYRQQLGKEIQIEIEVRNLKELDEVLTFGSVDRVMLDNFTPQQVKEAVDIIHGRLVTEASGGITIDTIRAYAEAGVDYISVGALTHSVKSLDLSLKAKLI; from the coding sequence ATGGATAAAGAATTTGTCGAAAAGTTAGCTGTTTTTGTTAGGGAATCCTTACAAGAGGATGTTGGCGATGGTGACCATACTACATTATCAACCATTCCCGCTGGACAGCAGGGAGAAGCCAAATTGTTGGTTAAGGAAGATGGAATTCTGGCTGGTGTGGAAGTTGCCCGTAAACTTATTGAAATAGCAGATCCTTCCTTAAAGATCAAAACATTATTAACGGACGGAAATGCTGTTAAGGTAGGAGATATTGCATTTTATCTGCAGGGAGACATACATAGTATCCTTAAAGTTGAACGACTTGTGTTGAATGTGATGCAGCGGATGAGTGGAATCGCTACCCGCACACACGAGTATGTTTCGTTACTGGAAGGGACAAAAACAAAAGTTTTAGATACCCGTAAGACGACTCCTTTGTTGCGTTTCCTTGAAAAAGAGGCCGTGAAGATCGGTGGTGGTGTAAATCACCGATTCGGATTATACGATATGATTCTGATCAAGGATAATCATGTTGATTATGCAGGAGGTATTACCAAAGCACTTACTTCTGCGGAAAGTTACCGCCAGCAATTAGGAAAAGAAATACAAATAGAAATAGAAGTACGCAATCTTAAGGAACTGGATGAAGTACTGACATTCGGATCCGTTGATCGCGTAATGTTGGATAATTTTACACCGCAACAGGTAAAAGAAGCTGTAGATATTATTCACGGCAGATTGGTTACGGAAGCTTCAGGTGGAATTACTATTGATACGATACGTGCATATGCAGAAGCAGGGGTGGATTATATTTCTGTAGGAGCTTTGACCCATTCCGTGAAAAGTCTTGACCTAAGTCTTAAAGCTAAACTTATTTAA
- the plsY gene encoding glycerol-3-phosphate 1-O-acyltransferase PlsY: MISIYLLGIVILAYLFGSIPTAVWLGQAFYGVDVREYGSGNAGATNTFRVLGPKAGSAVMFIDILKGWTATNLPHLLDPTIVGMPEAPQFVNFQLALGVIAVLGHLFPIFAGFRGGKGVATLFGMVLAIHLPAALCCVSVFILTLLITHYVSLSSILAGFTFPFSIAFIFHTSVPSVLLYGIAICALILITHQKNIERLLKGHESKIYLFKKKNKT, translated from the coding sequence ATGATTTCAATTTACCTGTTAGGTATCGTAATATTGGCATATTTGTTTGGCTCCATACCTACAGCTGTATGGTTGGGACAGGCGTTTTATGGTGTGGATGTGAGAGAATATGGGAGTGGGAATGCCGGAGCGACCAATACCTTTCGTGTATTGGGACCAAAAGCAGGTAGTGCTGTCATGTTTATAGATATTCTAAAAGGATGGACAGCCACGAATCTGCCACATTTATTGGATCCTACTATTGTAGGCATGCCGGAAGCCCCTCAATTTGTTAACTTTCAACTGGCTTTAGGGGTAATTGCTGTATTGGGACATTTGTTTCCTATTTTTGCGGGCTTCAGAGGTGGTAAAGGTGTAGCCACTTTATTTGGAATGGTACTGGCCATTCATTTACCAGCAGCTTTATGTTGTGTAAGTGTATTTATTCTCACTTTACTGATTACACACTATGTGTCGCTGAGTTCTATACTTGCCGGTTTTACCTTTCCTTTTAGTATTGCTTTTATTTTTCATACATCAGTTCCTTCCGTTTTATTGTATGGAATAGCTATTTGTGCACTTATTCTGATTACCCATCAGAAAAATATTGAACGACTTCTCAAAGGGCATGAATCCAAGATTTATTTGTTTAAGAAAAAAAATAAGACTTGA
- a CDS encoding M48 family metallopeptidase — protein MNNLYKYTSMLLVGATLAGCSTVPLTGRKQLSLVSDSQVEQQAAASYKEFLGSASTKVITGTGNAAMVKKVGNNIAAAVNSYLTAQGIANQYNFNWEFNLIQSDEVNAWCMPGGKVAVYTGILPITVNEAGLATVMGHEIAHAIAKHSSEQMSNQILLQTGGQVVGAATSGKSAIVQNVVGTLYGVGGQLGMLKYSRSNESEADRLGLIFMAMAGYDPQTAVGFWERMSNGKGPGTPEFMSTHPSDARRISDIQKLLPEANKYYKKQRVLKL, from the coding sequence ATGAATAATCTATACAAATATACAAGCATGCTCTTAGTCGGGGCTACACTTGCAGGCTGTTCTACAGTGCCTCTGACTGGACGCAAACAATTAAGTCTTGTCAGCGATAGTCAGGTAGAGCAACAGGCTGCCGCTTCCTATAAAGAATTTTTAGGTTCAGCTTCTACAAAAGTAATTACGGGAACAGGTAATGCTGCAATGGTAAAAAAAGTAGGAAACAATATAGCAGCGGCCGTAAATAGCTATCTGACTGCTCAGGGAATAGCAAATCAATATAATTTCAACTGGGAATTTAATCTTATTCAAAGTGATGAGGTCAATGCCTGGTGTATGCCTGGTGGTAAAGTGGCCGTCTACACAGGTATCCTGCCTATTACTGTTAATGAAGCCGGACTGGCTACTGTAATGGGACATGAGATTGCACACGCAATCGCTAAACACTCCAGTGAACAGATGAGTAATCAGATATTGCTGCAGACAGGAGGACAGGTTGTAGGTGCAGCTACTTCAGGTAAAAGTGCAATCGTACAGAATGTTGTAGGTACACTGTATGGAGTAGGAGGACAGTTAGGTATGCTTAAGTATTCCAGAAGTAATGAATCTGAGGCCGATCGTTTAGGATTGATATTTATGGCAATGGCCGGATATGATCCGCAGACTGCAGTAGGTTTTTGGGAGAGAATGTCAAACGGAAAAGGCCCGGGTACTCCTGAGTTTATGAGTACGCACCCCAGTGATGCCAGACGTATTTCAGATATACAAAAACTGCTGCCTGAAGCAAACAAATATTATAAGAAACAAAGAGTACTTAAATTATAA
- a CDS encoding ecotin — MIKFFKLLTVLISLGTASVYAQQSVSSSVSMFPKAEKGQMQYIIDVPHSDKDNLKKIEFFVGKVMETDGCNSYGLAGQFEEKDLQGWGYNYYVFTTNGSVRSTMMACPDAKKIQQFVSSESKMARYNGRLPIVIYAPEGYEVRYKIYTTDEETFIGKTVK, encoded by the coding sequence ATGATAAAATTTTTTAAACTTTTAACAGTATTGATTTCATTAGGAACAGCAAGTGTATATGCACAGCAATCTGTAAGCTCTTCTGTAAGTATGTTCCCTAAAGCGGAGAAAGGACAGATGCAATATATCATTGATGTACCGCATTCTGATAAGGATAACTTAAAGAAAATAGAATTTTTTGTTGGAAAAGTAATGGAAACTGACGGATGTAACAGCTACGGTTTAGCGGGTCAGTTTGAAGAGAAGGATTTACAGGGCTGGGGATACAACTATTATGTGTTTACTACAAATGGAAGTGTCCGTAGTACGATGATGGCTTGTCCGGATGCTAAGAAAATTCAGCAGTTTGTTTCTTCTGAAAGTAAAATGGCTCGTTACAACGGAAGATTGCCCATTGTAATCTATGCTCCGGAAGGATATGAAGTCAGGTATAAAATTTATACAACCGATGAAGAGACTTTCATTGGTAAAACAGTGAAATAA
- a CDS encoding endonuclease domain-containing protein yields MDSKSFRRQLRRNQTPAEATFWNLVRSHRLNGLRFRRQHTIDNYIVDFYCPELKLVIELDGSIHDNLGQSNYDYERDTKLRSMGYKVIRIENEAVLKNPEVVLLYLLDHIKQS; encoded by the coding sequence ATGGATTCAAAATCATTTAGAAGACAACTTCGCAGAAACCAGACACCTGCAGAAGCTACATTTTGGAATTTGGTTCGTTCTCATAGACTAAATGGATTAAGATTCAGGAGACAACATACAATAGATAACTATATTGTTGATTTCTATTGTCCAGAACTAAAACTAGTTATCGAATTGGATGGAAGTATTCATGATAATCTTGGACAATCTAACTATGATTATGAGCGGGATACAAAACTAAGATCAATGGGTTATAAAGTAATCAGGATAGAAAACGAAGCAGTTTTAAAAAATCCGGAAGTAGTACTTCTGTATTTATTAGATCATATAAAGCAATCGTAA
- a CDS encoding efflux RND transporter permease subunit, producing the protein MISEVFIKRPITAIVISILITILGTISVATLPISQYPSIAPPTVSVTANYTGADAQTVEQTVTTPIESQINGTPGMIYMSSNSTSNGQSQITVTFEVGTDIDIATLDVQNRVGIAEPSLPEAVRRLGVTTRKANTDILMLVSLVSPKGTRDDKFLSNYINLYIKDAIMRVKGVGDATVFGQPFSMRVWLDANKLSNLGLTPADVSNAIQEQNIRMPGGSVGGRPQESSTVFEYPILTDGDLSNVEDFEDIIVKANTDGSIVLLKDVARVELGQFSYSTSTKTDGMVSTGMMINQTPGGNAVETAAGIYKALEQLKKSFPDDVDYVVGYETISVVNASIESVIHTLLEALLLVTVVVFFFLQSWRATLIPVLAIPVSIVGTFIFFLLFGFSINNLTMLAFVLAIGIVVDDAIVVVEAVQHYIDHYKLDAKEATRRAMKDITAPVIAIALILSAVFVPVGFIPGMVGKLYQQFAITIAVSVMLSAFIALTLTPALCSLMLRPTSVNKEARGLNKFFYKFNVWFEKVTNKYSKGVQQCIRKAPLVLIILLCIFVGTGWMFNAKPTGFIPSEDGGMFFAGVTLPEGASSARTNEVLDELEADLKKDFPEINHVTTISGINILNRAFKPNGATLFVSLKHWNDRKRTAAEITGAIMQKYMGYQKARILAVTPPAIPGLGTSGGFSMMLLDQQTVDIKEFEGVVGKFLAAANQRPEIGMAYTLFSSNSPNYKLHVNREQAKRMGVPVSNIYSTIAAYLGSSYVNDFTKYGRNFRVVTQADTAYRMGIEDINKLYVRNAAGSSVPMATLVSYELTTSPSIVNHYNIFRSIEVSGSAAPGYSSGDALKALEEVAAQTLPNGYDYQFSGLSLQEKQSGSQTIMIFALCILFVFLLLASLYESWSVPFSILLSVPLGVFGAILTLILIPRLDNNIFAQIGLVTIIGLAAKNAILIVEFAKERVDIGMNLIEATLDAVKLRLRPIIMTSLAFILGIIPLMLSTGAGAVSRQTIGWTVFGGMAAATFLAIFIVPVLFVVITRMAYGKKKLAELEANFDEEKAKNLSAH; encoded by the coding sequence ATGATTTCAGAAGTTTTTATAAAAAGACCCATAACGGCAATCGTAATATCAATATTGATTACGATTCTGGGAACGATATCCGTTGCCACACTGCCGATAAGTCAATACCCTTCCATTGCTCCTCCGACAGTATCCGTTACCGCGAACTATACAGGTGCCGATGCGCAGACTGTAGAACAAACGGTAACCACTCCTATTGAGAGTCAGATCAATGGTACTCCGGGGATGATCTATATGTCCTCAAACAGTACCTCAAACGGTCAGTCGCAGATCACTGTAACCTTTGAAGTAGGTACAGATATTGATATTGCTACACTTGACGTTCAAAACCGTGTAGGTATTGCAGAACCATCCTTACCGGAAGCCGTAAGACGTCTGGGTGTAACTACACGTAAAGCAAATACAGATATCCTGATGTTGGTTTCTTTAGTTTCTCCTAAAGGAACAAGAGATGATAAGTTTCTATCCAACTATATCAACCTGTACATCAAAGATGCGATTATGCGTGTTAAAGGTGTGGGTGATGCGACTGTATTCGGACAGCCATTCTCTATGCGGGTATGGTTAGATGCAAACAAACTGTCAAACCTTGGACTTACACCTGCTGATGTATCAAATGCTATTCAGGAACAGAATATCCGTATGCCGGGAGGTAGTGTGGGTGGACGCCCTCAGGAATCTTCTACTGTATTCGAGTACCCTATCCTGACAGATGGAGATCTTTCCAATGTAGAAGACTTTGAAGACATCATTGTCAAAGCCAATACAGACGGATCTATTGTACTGTTGAAAGATGTAGCCCGTGTAGAGCTGGGACAATTCTCTTACAGTACTTCTACCAAGACAGATGGAATGGTATCTACCGGTATGATGATCAATCAGACTCCGGGAGGTAATGCCGTGGAAACAGCTGCCGGTATCTACAAAGCATTGGAGCAGTTGAAAAAATCATTCCCGGATGATGTGGATTACGTTGTCGGTTATGAAACTATTTCAGTTGTAAACGCATCTATTGAATCGGTTATTCATACCCTTTTAGAAGCCTTATTATTAGTAACGGTGGTTGTGTTTTTCTTCCTGCAGAGCTGGAGAGCAACATTAATTCCAGTACTGGCAATCCCGGTTTCTATTGTGGGAACATTTATATTCTTCCTGCTGTTTGGTTTCTCTATCAACAACCTGACGATGCTTGCATTCGTACTTGCGATTGGTATCGTAGTGGATGATGCCATCGTCGTCGTGGAAGCTGTCCAGCATTATATAGATCATTATAAGCTGGATGCTAAAGAAGCAACCCGTCGGGCGATGAAAGATATTACGGCTCCAGTTATTGCGATTGCGCTGATTCTTTCTGCCGTATTCGTTCCGGTAGGATTTATCCCGGGCATGGTAGGTAAACTCTATCAACAGTTTGCCATTACAATTGCCGTATCTGTAATGTTGTCTGCATTTATAGCTCTGACCCTTACTCCTGCCCTATGTTCATTGATGCTGAGACCAACATCCGTTAACAAAGAAGCCAGAGGATTAAATAAGTTTTTCTACAAATTCAACGTATGGTTTGAAAAAGTAACAAACAAATATTCCAAAGGTGTACAGCAATGTATCCGTAAGGCACCTCTGGTACTGATTATACTCTTATGTATTTTTGTGGGAACAGGCTGGATGTTTAATGCCAAACCTACAGGCTTTATTCCTTCAGAGGATGGTGGTATGTTCTTTGCCGGGGTTACATTACCTGAGGGAGCATCATCTGCCCGTACAAATGAGGTGCTGGACGAACTGGAAGCTGACTTAAAGAAAGATTTCCCGGAGATCAATCACGTAACAACCATTTCGGGTATCAATATCCTTAACCGTGCATTTAAACCAAATGGTGCAACACTCTTCGTTTCCCTGAAACACTGGAATGACCGTAAACGTACAGCAGCAGAGATTACCGGTGCTATTATGCAAAAATATATGGGATATCAAAAAGCCCGTATTCTTGCGGTAACACCTCCAGCAATCCCTGGTCTTGGTACATCCGGAGGTTTCTCTATGATGTTGTTAGATCAGCAAACTGTAGATATCAAAGAATTTGAGGGTGTGGTAGGTAAATTCTTAGCTGCTGCTAATCAGCGTCCTGAGATCGGTATGGCCTATACCCTGTTCAGTTCGAACTCGCCTAACTACAAACTTCACGTAAACCGTGAGCAGGCGAAAAGAATGGGGGTTCCTGTTTCTAATATCTATTCGACTATAGCGGCTTACCTTGGTAGTAGTTACGTCAATGATTTTACGAAATATGGTCGTAACTTCCGTGTGGTTACACAGGCAGATACAGCATATCGCATGGGCATAGAAGATATCAACAAACTTTATGTCCGGAATGCAGCCGGATCTTCTGTACCGATGGCTACATTAGTCAGTTATGAACTGACGACCAGTCCATCGATCGTCAATCACTATAATATCTTCAGAAGTATTGAGGTATCGGGTAGTGCGGCTCCCGGATATAGTTCCGGAGATGCATTAAAAGCATTAGAAGAAGTCGCTGCACAGACATTACCTAATGGCTATGACTATCAGTTCTCCGGATTGAGTTTGCAGGAGAAACAATCGGGATCACAGACGATTATGATCTTTGCACTCTGTATACTCTTTGTATTCTTACTTTTAGCATCCTTATATGAAAGCTGGTCAGTACCATTCTCTATCCTCCTATCTGTACCTTTAGGGGTATTCGGAGCGATTCTGACATTGATTCTGATTCCGCGACTGGATAATAATATCTTTGCTCAGATTGGTCTCGTTACGATTATCGGTCTTGCAGCTAAAAATGCGATTCTGATCGTAGAGTTTGCCAAAGAGCGTGTCGATATCGGTATGAATCTGATCGAAGCAACATTAGATGCAGTCAAATTACGTTTACGTCCGATCATCATGACATCACTTGCATTTATTCTGGGGATTATCCCACTGATGCTTTCCACTGGTGCGGGTGCTGTATCACGTCAGACAATTGGATGGACGGTATTCGGAGGTATGGCTGCAGCTACATTCTTAGCTATATTTATTGTACCTGTGCTATTTGTTGTCATTACACGTATGGCATATGGAAAGAAAAAATTAGCCGAACTTGAAGCTAATTTTGATGAAGAAAAAGCTAAAAATCTAAGTGCCCATTAA
- a CDS encoding efflux RND transporter periplasmic adaptor subunit has protein sequence MNKRHLLTAFFIGSALVWQSCGNKDAKQQGAAQAPAERVVPVTTAVVNEEIVTGNITYPASVVALNETELRAEVNGYITNIYVADGAVVSKGQKLYEIDGIRYTAAVDQAKANLNIAQANYDRVQTDLKRYEKLAQQDAIAKQTLDYAKTDLANQQAQVASAKAALTTANTNLARSVIRAPFAGTVGISQVRAGALVSAGTTLLNTISSNDPIAVEIQVNEKDISKFTALRNSHKSSAISLTLPDGTEYPEHGTIHTVDRAIDPNTGTLKVRAAFSNANRSLVAGMNLTLSIKQESASNELVVPYKAVMEQLGVFNVYVVGDSSKAEIRHVELGTKIGDRIVIKKGITPGDKVIIEGVMNLQPGVKVTESKGTENGAAPKKG, from the coding sequence ATGAATAAGAGACATTTATTAACGGCATTTTTTATTGGTTCTGCACTTGTGTGGCAATCATGTGGGAATAAGGATGCTAAACAGCAAGGCGCTGCACAGGCACCTGCTGAACGGGTAGTTCCGGTTACTACAGCTGTTGTTAACGAAGAAATTGTAACAGGTAATATTACTTATCCGGCTTCTGTCGTCGCATTGAATGAAACAGAACTACGTGCGGAAGTTAATGGTTATATCACTAATATATATGTTGCTGATGGAGCTGTTGTTTCAAAAGGCCAAAAATTATATGAAATTGACGGTATACGCTATACTGCCGCAGTAGATCAGGCAAAAGCGAATCTGAATATCGCACAGGCTAATTATGACCGTGTACAGACCGATTTGAAACGCTACGAAAAACTTGCTCAGCAGGATGCGATCGCTAAACAGACATTAGACTATGCTAAGACAGACCTGGCTAATCAACAAGCGCAGGTGGCTTCTGCAAAAGCTGCGTTGACAACAGCTAATACAAACCTGGCAAGATCAGTAATCAGAGCTCCTTTTGCCGGAACGGTAGGGATTTCACAGGTACGTGCAGGAGCATTGGTCTCTGCCGGAACTACATTACTGAATACGATCTCATCTAATGATCCTATCGCAGTAGAAATTCAGGTAAACGAAAAAGATATCAGCAAATTCACAGCACTTAGAAATAGCCACAAATCATCCGCTATTTCGTTAACCTTGCCAGATGGAACTGAATATCCTGAACATGGAACCATTCACACAGTTGACCGTGCTATTGACCCTAATACAGGAACATTAAAAGTACGGGCGGCATTCAGCAATGCAAACAGAAGTCTGGTAGCCGGCATGAACCTGACACTTAGTATAAAACAAGAGTCTGCCAGCAATGAGCTTGTTGTCCCTTACAAAGCTGTAATGGAACAACTGGGAGTCTTCAATGTATACGTAGTAGGTGACAGCAGCAAAGCTGAGATCCGTCATGTCGAACTGGGAACCAAAATTGGTGACCGAATTGTAATCAAAAAAGGAATTACTCCGGGTGATAAAGTAATTATTGAAGGAGTAATGAATCTCCAGCCTGGTGTTAAAGTAACTGAAAGTAAAGGAACAGAGAATGGTGCAGCTCCTAAAAAAGGGTAA
- a CDS encoding TolC family protein, translating into MKSNKIILSILATTALFNWAFAQQVPQKATLQQLIDYALQNKISIKQAEIDEAIGEKDIDISLSGWYPQLALTGNYNHNLKIPTNAFGGQTVVMGQKNSSNLTLQADQQLLNPALMQASKAAELTRLSNKQNTENVRINTVVDVSKAYYDILTSEEQINIVRENIIRLDKQLKDAQVRYEVGLVDKTDFKRAQIALSNARADEKRTVELRKYKYDYLKQLLALDIKDPLTLSFDNANMETEILLDTTGGLDNSKRIEFQQLETAKKLQQLNTQYYKWTYLPSLSAFINYGLDYRNDKFGDLYNDSFPRSTVGLNLTFPIFQGFKRKNQINKSQLQEARIDWDIQNLNNQISTEYSLAQASYNANLSDWKTSKDNVDLSKEVYNTIKLQYDEGIKTYLDLMTAETDLKTSQLNYLNALYALLSSKLDVQKALGNIQTN; encoded by the coding sequence ATGAAGTCCAATAAAATTATATTATCCATCCTAGCCACCACTGCCCTTTTCAATTGGGCGTTTGCACAGCAAGTGCCTCAAAAGGCTACTCTGCAACAGCTTATAGATTATGCGCTGCAGAACAAAATTTCTATCAAACAAGCCGAAATAGATGAAGCCATCGGTGAGAAAGATATAGATATCTCTCTTTCCGGCTGGTATCCACAATTGGCATTGACCGGTAATTATAATCATAACCTTAAAATACCAACCAATGCTTTTGGCGGACAAACTGTTGTCATGGGACAGAAAAACTCAAGTAACCTGACGCTGCAGGCCGATCAGCAGTTACTAAATCCTGCCCTTATGCAGGCTTCTAAAGCAGCTGAACTGACCAGACTCTCCAACAAACAGAATACAGAAAATGTCCGTATCAATACTGTAGTGGACGTCAGTAAAGCATATTATGATATTCTGACAAGTGAAGAGCAGATCAACATTGTCAGGGAAAATATCATCAGACTGGACAAACAATTGAAGGATGCGCAAGTGAGATATGAAGTAGGGCTGGTGGATAAGACGGACTTCAAACGTGCCCAAATAGCGCTGAGTAATGCTAGAGCGGATGAAAAACGAACAGTTGAACTGCGCAAATATAAGTATGACTACCTGAAGCAACTTTTGGCTTTGGACATAAAAGATCCGTTGACGCTATCATTTGACAATGCGAATATGGAGACTGAAATACTTTTAGATACTACAGGAGGACTGGATAACAGTAAGCGTATAGAATTCCAGCAATTAGAAACTGCGAAAAAATTACAACAGTTAAATACGCAGTATTATAAATGGACTTACCTGCCTAGTCTTAGTGCATTTATTAATTATGGACTTGATTACCGTAATGATAAATTCGGAGACCTGTATAATGACAGCTTTCCGAGATCTACTGTAGGTCTTAATCTGACTTTTCCTATCTTCCAGGGATTTAAAAGAAAAAATCAAATCAACAAATCCCAACTTCAGGAAGCAAGGATAGATTGGGATATTCAGAATCTGAATAACCAGATCAGTACGGAGTATTCACTTGCTCAGGCTTCTTACAACGCAAATCTGAGTGACTGGAAAACATCAAAAGACAATGTTGACCTTTCCAAAGAAGTCTATAACACAATCAAACTTCAATATGATGAAGGGATCAAGACTTATCTGGATCTGATGACAGCAGAGACTGATTTAAAAACAAGTCAACTCAACTATCTGAATGCCTTATATGCATTATTGTCCAGCAAACTGGATGTTCAAAAAGCATTGGGAAATATACAAACGAATTAA
- a CDS encoding TetR/AcrR family transcriptional regulator → MNVRFRDINEKKAAIFNTTIALIGEHGFHGTSMSMIAKSAQVATGTIYHYFPSKDCLIEALHLECKKFLNAHIFENISNIKDYKEKFFTIWKRFIHYGVMQPDMFGFLEQFYSSPYMENIKEKYRHSAISENNIHDFLVEGVKSKQLKDLDINILLTSYIGVATSTIRIILYAKVNYTETHFNQLIQIVWDGVSNENKYEVQ, encoded by the coding sequence ATGAACGTTCGGTTTAGAGATATAAATGAAAAAAAGGCTGCTATCTTCAATACGACTATAGCACTTATAGGAGAGCATGGATTCCATGGTACCTCAATGAGTATGATTGCAAAATCTGCTCAGGTTGCTACAGGTACTATCTATCATTATTTTCCATCTAAGGATTGTCTGATAGAAGCACTTCATCTGGAATGTAAAAAGTTTTTGAATGCACACATCTTTGAAAATATCAGTAATATTAAAGATTATAAAGAAAAATTTTTTACCATATGGAAGCGGTTTATTCATTACGGAGTAATGCAACCGGACATGTTTGGCTTTCTTGAGCAGTTCTATTCCTCTCCTTATATGGAGAATATTAAAGAAAAATACAGACATAGCGCTATTAGTGAAAACAATATACATGATTTCCTTGTTGAAGGAGTTAAATCGAAACAACTTAAAGATTTAGATATCAATATATTATTAACCTCCTACATTGGAGTCGCTACATCTACAATAAGAATCATACTATACGCAAAAGTAAATTACACAGAAACACACTTCAATCAGTTGATCCAGATTGTTTGGGATGGTGTTTCAAATGAAAATAAATATGAAGTCCAATAA
- a CDS encoding c-type cytochrome, producing MKFLTILSCLTAVYLISLLNACQPNVSIQTAQYAVNGQKLYTTHCQNCHGAKGEGLGKLYPPLTDAKYFRDNRNILPCIIKNGISGPIEINGETFNEKMPGVPELTEVDIAYILTYITTTFAQETEKYSQEEVRTNLQNCK from the coding sequence ATGAAATTTTTGACCATATTGAGCTGTTTAACGGCAGTCTATCTTATCAGCCTGCTTAATGCCTGTCAACCCAATGTCAGCATTCAGACAGCTCAATATGCCGTCAATGGTCAAAAACTGTATACAACGCACTGTCAGAATTGTCACGGTGCAAAAGGAGAAGGTCTTGGAAAGCTGTATCCACCCCTTACAGATGCCAAATATTTCCGGGACAACCGCAATATATTGCCCTGCATCATAAAAAATGGTATCTCCGGACCCATAGAGATTAACGGAGAAACTTTTAATGAGAAAATGCCGGGCGTACCCGAACTGACGGAGGTTGATATCGCATATATTCTAACCTACATCACGACAACATTTGCGCAGGAGACTGAAAAATACAGTCAGGAAGAGGTTCGGACAAACCTGCAAAATTGTAAATAA